The following are encoded together in the Drosophila takahashii strain IR98-3 E-12201 chromosome X, DtakHiC1v2, whole genome shotgun sequence genome:
- the LOC108054570 gene encoding uncharacterized protein has protein sequence MAKDQEGEQTYESSAPAESSEDQKREQRARLIKALSRFKPRDANPLQFYNCVRELCIMHNCSIDEGLERAALTWPGLSMRQRELYDSQRHAELPIPVPRHLIYRAFQKESKGLWSLGRSSVGGGGKRTTRYTLESYKPPPKLSRLRSQLNEKRPKYDNLLDLPPKVAASRVPPAPNRKFSRVSPSSGRRIRSLTPPVVRRVQSIRQILSMASVEMKKPSRRRSGQAKSHRTKKMEPGKTQPLATGASKSLGNQKKTNKRKGSSCSSKVKRLAKEEVAKTTSHNWDLAIGCVRRRIQMHQQPSKSRS, from the exons ATGGCCAAGGATCAGGAGGGGGAACAGACGTATGAATCATCCGCCCCGGCGGAGTCCTCGGAGGACCAAAAACGGGAGCAGCGGGCCCGCCTTATCAAAGCCTTGAGCCGCTTCAAGCCACGAGATGCCAATCCGTTGCAGTTCTACAATTGCGTCCGCGAACTGTGCATAATGCACAATTGCAGCATCGACGAGGGTCTGGAACGGGCCGCCTTAACTTGGCCGGGACTAAGTATGCGCCAGCGAGAGCTCTACGATTCG CAACGTCATGCTGAGCTACCGATCCCAGTCCCGCGGCATCTCATCTACCGCGCCTTCCAGAAGGAGAGCAAGGGCCTGTGGTCCCTGGGCCGCTCCTCGGTGGGTGGCGGTGGCAAGCGGACCACCCGCTACACCCTGGAATCCTACAAGCCGCCGCCGAAGTTGTCCCGCCTGCGAAGCCAGCTGAACGAGAAGCGTCCCAAGTACGATAACCTCCTCGATTTGCCACCAAAAGTGGCTGCATCCCGAGTGCCGCCGGCGCCAAATCGCAAATTCTCGCGGGTTTCCCCGTCCTCGGGTCGCAGAATTCGCAGTCTTACACCTCCGGTGGTGAGGCGTGTCCAATCCATACGACAGATCCTTTCGATGGCCAGTGTAGAGATGAAAAAGCCGTCCAGGCGGCGATCAGGTCAGGCGAAAAGCCATCGTACAAAGAAAATGGAGCCCGGAAAAACGCAACCCTTAGCGACAGGAGCATCCAAATCGCTCGGAAATCAAAAGAAGACCAACAAACGAAAGGGCAGCAGCTGCTCGTCCAAGGTCAAACGGTTGGCCAAGGAGGAGGTTGCGAAGACGACGTCACATAACTGGGATCTGGCCATCGGTTGTGTTCGCCGGCGCATCCAGATGCACCAGCAGCCCTCCAAGTCAAGATCATAG